The Campylobacter sp. RM10537 genome has a segment encoding these proteins:
- a CDS encoding flagellar export protein FliJ has protein sequence MKSKYNSVVKVKKQQLDKAESNLNQAKQRQLENERLLELSRKECENLSVLPQSGSISELRTNLLMRQVGREAISRAKEKVELSKKEMMHYQFLYKKAHLDYEKMKVLEAEEIKQKKKELAKIEEKFLDEIAISRFFKKDKND, from the coding sequence ATGAAAAGCAAATATAATTCTGTTGTTAAAGTAAAAAAACAACAACTTGATAAAGCTGAATCTAATTTAAATCAAGCCAAGCAAAGACAGCTTGAAAATGAAAGACTTTTAGAGCTTTCAAGAAAAGAATGTGAAAATTTAAGTGTTTTGCCACAATCAGGTTCTATAAGTGAATTAAGAACTAATTTATTGATGAGACAGGTTGGTAGAGAAGCAATATCTAGAGCCAAAGAAAAAGTAGAGCTTTCTAAAAAAGAAATGATGCATTATCAGTTTTTATACAAAAAAGCTCACCTAGATTATGAAAAAATGAAGGTTTTAGAAGCTGAAGAAATTAAACAAAAGAAAAAAGAACTTGCCAAAATTGAAGAAAAATTTCTTGATGAAATTGCAATCAGCCGTTTTTTTAAAAAGGATAAAAATGACTAA